A DNA window from Mucilaginibacter xinganensis contains the following coding sequences:
- a CDS encoding TIGR02757 family protein translates to MFKDNFQDTVNIKAFLDSKVIQYNQPDFIKNDPVSIPHLFAKRQDIEIMGLWAAVLAWGQRVTIINKCKELITLMDGAPYDFIMNHEDVDLKKLLQFKHRTFNDTDTLYFISFFRYHYENNESLESAFLPPSPLKGELVGEEPIEKYLNYFRSYFFSLPDFPHRTKKHISSPSQKSTCKRLNMFLRWMVRKDNCGVDFGIWNHIMPSELIVPCDLHVDRVARKLNLITRKQTDWQTAVELTQRLREFDPNDPVKYDFALFALGIEENF, encoded by the coding sequence ATGTTCAAAGATAATTTTCAGGATACGGTTAACATCAAAGCTTTCCTGGACAGCAAAGTCATTCAGTACAATCAGCCTGATTTTATAAAGAACGACCCTGTGTCTATCCCGCACCTGTTTGCCAAACGGCAGGATATTGAAATTATGGGGTTATGGGCTGCAGTATTGGCCTGGGGGCAAAGGGTAACCATTATCAACAAGTGTAAGGAACTCATTACCCTGATGGATGGCGCGCCGTATGATTTTATTATGAATCATGAAGATGTGGACCTAAAAAAGCTGCTGCAATTTAAACACCGTACATTTAATGATACCGATACCTTATATTTTATATCATTTTTCAGGTATCATTATGAAAATAACGAATCGCTGGAGTCGGCGTTTTTACCCCCGAGCCCGCTAAAGGGGGAGTTGGTTGGTGAAGAACCAATTGAGAAGTACCTGAATTATTTCAGAAGCTATTTCTTTTCCCTGCCTGATTTTCCGCATCGCACCAAAAAGCACATTTCTTCGCCGTCGCAAAAATCTACCTGTAAAAGATTGAATATGTTTTTACGCTGGATGGTGCGCAAAGATAATTGCGGCGTTGATTTCGGGATCTGGAACCACATCATGCCATCGGAATTGATAGTTCCCTGCGATCTGCATGTCGACCGCGTAGCCCGCAAGCTTAACCTGATCACCCGCAAACAAACAGACTGGCAAACAGCGGTGGAACTTACCCAACGCTTAAGGGAATTTGACCCTAACGATCCCGTTAAGTACGATTTTGCTTTGTTTGCGTTGGGGATAGAGGAAAATTTTTGA
- a CDS encoding Dps family protein: MKADKISLKESKEKPVVDHLNELLANYHIHYQKVRGCHWNVKGKSFFTLHVKFEELYTAALTTIDELAERILTLGKAPYSTFDDYIKKAKLKEIDTIGLKDTAMVKAIIEDMATLIKMERAILEITAEAGDDGTNDMVNRFMQFKEKNTWMLRSFVNED; this comes from the coding sequence ATGAAAGCTGACAAAATAAGCCTCAAAGAATCAAAAGAAAAACCGGTAGTTGATCATTTAAACGAGCTTCTGGCTAATTATCATATCCATTACCAAAAAGTTAGGGGTTGCCATTGGAATGTTAAAGGTAAAAGTTTTTTTACCCTGCACGTTAAGTTCGAAGAGCTTTACACCGCCGCCCTTACTACCATTGATGAACTGGCAGAGAGGATTTTAACCCTTGGCAAAGCGCCTTACAGTACTTTTGATGATTATATTAAAAAGGCTAAACTGAAGGAAATTGACACCATTGGTTTAAAAGATACCGCCATGGTTAAGGCTATTATTGAGGATATGGCCACCTTAATTAAAATGGAACGCGCAATTTTAGAAATTACTGCCGAAGCCGGCGATGATGGTACAAACGATATGGTGAACCGCTTTATGCAGTTTAAAGAAAAAAACACCTGGATGCTGCGTTCATTCGTTAATGAAGACTGA
- a CDS encoding CoA transferase subunit A produces the protein MNKTVKDADEAIRDITDGMTLMIGGFGMSGLPENCIAALVKKGVKDLTCISNNAGVDDFGIGLMLKQHQVKKMISSYVGENAEFERQLLSGELEVELIPQGTLATRCMAAGYGMPAIFTPAGIGTEVAIGKEVRNFNGKDYLMEMAFEADFAIVKAWKGDTMGNLVYRATARNFNAVMATAGKITIAEVEELVEPGEIDPDHVHTPGIYVHRIFQGVNYEKRIEQRTVRKRQ, from the coding sequence ATGAACAAAACGGTTAAGGATGCAGATGAAGCGATCCGCGACATTACGGACGGTATGACCTTAATGATAGGCGGATTTGGCATGAGCGGATTGCCCGAAAATTGTATAGCAGCATTAGTGAAAAAAGGTGTAAAAGACCTAACCTGTATCTCCAACAATGCCGGCGTTGACGATTTCGGCATTGGGCTGATGCTGAAGCAGCACCAGGTGAAAAAGATGATCTCATCCTACGTAGGTGAAAACGCTGAGTTTGAGCGGCAATTATTAAGCGGTGAACTGGAAGTTGAATTGATCCCCCAGGGTACTTTGGCAACCCGGTGCATGGCCGCCGGCTATGGGATGCCTGCAATTTTTACGCCGGCGGGTATCGGAACAGAAGTAGCCATAGGCAAAGAAGTGCGGAATTTTAACGGGAAAGACTATTTAATGGAAATGGCTTTTGAAGCCGACTTTGCAATAGTGAAAGCCTGGAAAGGCGACACCATGGGCAACCTGGTGTACCGCGCTACTGCCCGTAACTTTAACGCGGTTATGGCCACAGCCGGAAAAATTACTATTGCTGAGGTTGAGGAACTGGTTGAACCCGGAGAAATTGATCCGGACCATGTTCATACGCCAGGGATATATGTTCATAGGATATTCCAGGGAGTGAACTATGAGAAGCGCATCGAACAAAGGACTGTTAGGAAGCGACAATAA
- a CDS encoding uridine kinase family protein — translation MNKPYVLGIAGGSGSGKTFFLKCFLEHFSASEVSLVSQDDYYFPVAHNMTKEENKHYNFDLPSTIDHDHFEADIESLLNGEAILKKEYTFNNPDAVPKMLEIQPAPILIVEGLFILHFKKISEMIDLKIFIDADDEIALQRRLKRDLLERGYSHDDAMYKWINHVAPAYKEFLLPYRDECDKIIVNNSHKAEDIICVTGEISKDLRAKLF, via the coding sequence ATGAATAAACCATATGTATTGGGTATTGCCGGAGGAAGCGGATCCGGCAAAACTTTTTTTTTGAAGTGTTTTTTAGAGCATTTTTCTGCAAGTGAAGTTAGCCTGGTCTCGCAGGACGACTACTATTTTCCGGTAGCCCATAACATGACTAAAGAGGAAAATAAACACTACAACTTCGACCTGCCATCAACCATTGACCACGATCATTTTGAAGCAGACATCGAAAGTTTGCTGAATGGTGAAGCCATCCTGAAAAAGGAATACACCTTTAATAACCCGGATGCCGTTCCTAAAATGCTGGAGATACAGCCCGCTCCTATTTTAATTGTAGAAGGCCTGTTTATCCTGCACTTTAAAAAAATTTCAGAAATGATTGATTTAAAGATCTTCATTGATGCTGATGATGAAATTGCCCTGCAACGCCGCCTTAAACGCGATTTACTTGAACGCGGCTACTCGCACGATGATGCGATGTATAAATGGATAAATCATGTTGCACCGGCATACAAAGAATTCTTGCTACCCTACCGGGACGAATGCGACAAAATTATTGTAAACAACTCTCACAAAGCAGAAGATATTATTTGTGTAACGGGGGAGATATCCAAGGATTTGAGAGCGAAGTTGTTTTAA
- the proS gene encoding proline--tRNA ligase, which produces MSKGVVSKDEDYSQWYNDLVIKADMAEYSPVKGCMIIKPYGYSIWEKMQAVLDGMFKETGHVNAYFPMMIPKSFFSKEASHVEGFAKECAVVTHYRLKTDENGQVVVDETAKLEEELILRPTSETIIWNTYRGWIQSYRDLPILVNQWANVVRWEMRTRLFLRTTEFLWQEGHTAHATAEEAIAETEQMLGVYADFAENWMGLPVVKGKKTANERFAGALDTYCIEALMQDGKALQAGTSHFLGQNFAKAFDVKFTNKENKLDFVWATSWGVSTRLIGALIMAHSDDAGLVLPPKLAPIQVVVVPIYKHEEELENISGFVKGLTKELKAKGISVKFDNRDTHRPGAKFAEYELKGVPLRVAIGSRDMQNGTVELARRDTKTKETVNQAGLADHIEALLEEIQQNIYQKALNFRTANTTEVDTYDEFKRMLDEQPGFISAHWDGTPETEQQIKDETKATIRCIPLDNKQEAGKCILTGKPSSQRVLFARAY; this is translated from the coding sequence ATGAGCAAAGGGGTTGTAAGCAAGGACGAAGATTATTCGCAATGGTATAATGACCTGGTAATAAAAGCCGATATGGCTGAGTATTCGCCGGTTAAAGGATGCATGATCATTAAGCCCTATGGTTATTCGATATGGGAAAAAATGCAGGCCGTACTTGACGGTATGTTTAAAGAAACCGGGCATGTGAATGCTTATTTCCCCATGATGATACCCAAATCCTTTTTCTCGAAAGAAGCCAGCCACGTTGAAGGGTTTGCCAAAGAGTGTGCAGTAGTTACCCATTATCGTTTAAAAACAGACGAGAACGGGCAGGTAGTGGTTGACGAGACAGCTAAACTTGAGGAAGAACTTATTTTGCGGCCTACATCAGAAACCATTATCTGGAATACTTACCGGGGGTGGATCCAGTCGTACCGCGACCTGCCTATCCTCGTAAACCAATGGGCTAACGTAGTACGCTGGGAAATGCGTACCCGTTTGTTTTTGCGCACTACTGAGTTTTTATGGCAGGAGGGGCATACCGCCCATGCTACTGCCGAGGAAGCTATTGCTGAGACGGAACAAATGCTGGGTGTTTATGCCGATTTTGCCGAAAACTGGATGGGGTTACCTGTGGTAAAAGGTAAAAAAACTGCTAATGAGCGTTTTGCGGGAGCGCTGGATACTTATTGCATAGAAGCATTAATGCAGGATGGTAAAGCTTTGCAAGCCGGCACCTCACACTTTTTGGGGCAGAACTTTGCCAAAGCTTTTGATGTAAAATTCACCAATAAAGAAAATAAACTGGACTTTGTTTGGGCCACTTCATGGGGCGTATCAACCCGTTTAATTGGCGCATTGATAATGGCGCACTCTGATGATGCCGGACTGGTATTGCCACCAAAACTGGCGCCTATCCAGGTTGTTGTGGTACCTATTTATAAACACGAAGAAGAGCTTGAAAATATATCAGGTTTTGTAAAAGGCCTTACCAAAGAACTAAAAGCCAAAGGTATTTCGGTTAAGTTTGATAACCGCGACACCCATCGGCCCGGAGCTAAATTTGCCGAATACGAACTTAAAGGTGTGCCTTTGCGCGTAGCCATAGGCAGCCGCGATATGCAAAACGGAACCGTTGAGCTGGCGCGCCGTGATACTAAAACAAAAGAAACGGTGAACCAGGCTGGCTTAGCTGATCATATTGAAGCCTTACTGGAAGAGATCCAGCAGAATATCTATCAAAAGGCATTAAATTTCAGAACAGCAAACACTACTGAAGTTGATACTTACGATGAGTTTAAACGCATGCTGGACGAACAGCCCGGCTTTATATCAGCCCATTGGGATGGTACACCTGAAACTGAACAGCAAATAAAGGACGAAACTAAAGCTACAATAAGGTGTATTCCTTTAGATAATAAACAGGAAGCGGGGAAATGTATTTTAACAGGAAAGCCAAGTAGCCAAAGGGTGTTATTTGCCAGGGCGTACTAA
- a CDS encoding DUF4905 domain-containing protein produces the protein MTLLPHISQQFPGIIWRMEIDALTETLFVEIRDNDEKKVCFGSAGLQNGKIYFDSLTTPERWLTGIETAYDGVLLIHYYQSETGPAHKGLLAVDAFTGKTLWSNYTLGFDHLTANGPVVYDSRLQPRKLFLADIKTGATIRIYEPYLFNDPANNIRVPEQLAPELLPPNLIIHHSYSNWVHYLEHNNFRIVSLHALKAGQLVQLLYVFDGQNKVYEDLLNSDIQKIQPEAFIMHKNCLIYIKNKVELKVLSL, from the coding sequence ATGACACTGCTGCCACACATTAGCCAACAATTTCCGGGAATAATCTGGCGTATGGAAATTGACGCGCTAACCGAAACGCTTTTTGTTGAGATCAGGGACAATGATGAGAAAAAAGTTTGTTTTGGGTCGGCAGGTTTACAGAACGGCAAAATATATTTTGACAGCCTCACTACCCCCGAGCGCTGGCTCACCGGCATTGAAACCGCGTACGATGGGGTACTGCTGATCCATTATTACCAGTCAGAAACCGGCCCGGCGCATAAAGGATTATTAGCCGTTGATGCTTTTACCGGTAAAACATTGTGGAGCAATTACACGCTGGGCTTTGACCACCTTACTGCAAACGGCCCGGTGGTTTACGACAGCCGGCTACAGCCCCGCAAACTTTTTTTGGCTGACATAAAAACCGGGGCCACCATCCGCATTTATGAACCTTACCTGTTTAACGATCCTGCAAATAACATCCGCGTACCCGAACAGTTAGCGCCGGAATTATTACCGCCAAACCTTATTATACATCATTCCTATTCAAATTGGGTACATTACCTTGAGCACAATAATTTTAGAATTGTATCTTTGCACGCGCTAAAGGCCGGGCAGCTTGTTCAGCTGCTGTATGTATTTGACGGGCAAAATAAAGTTTACGAAGATTTATTAAACTCAGATATACAAAAAATTCAGCCGGAGGCGTTTATAATGCATAAAAACTGTTTAATTTATATAAAAAACAAGGTAGAATTGAAAGTTTTATCCCTATAA
- a CDS encoding SGNH/GDSL hydrolase family protein, which yields MKTKFWISLTAILISINCVAQPVIKFNDPHIRYSGRIAMRDSAAELSWSANSIKINFTGTGVSATLKDERADNNYNIIVDGKVIGKLHPEAAKKDYVLAAGLPAGKHTLELFKRTEWAMGKTWFYQFKFNKGDKILPAPRRQKHKIEYFGDSISCGYADEDTTGQDRGTSAYENGYISYAALTARHYNAEFYNTSKSGIGITISWFPLVMSEMYGRLDATDPNSKWDFSKYTPDLVIVNLFQNDSWLVNMPGNEQFKAKFGTMPPKPEFIIGAYQSFLKSVRSKYPKAQIVCILGSMDATKAGSAWPGYIDKAVAGLNDKRIATHFIPYKNTNGHPSAKEQQAMANDLIVFIDKTVSW from the coding sequence GTTATTCAGGCAGAATTGCTATGCGCGATTCAGCAGCCGAACTTTCATGGTCTGCGAATTCTATAAAAATCAACTTTACAGGGACGGGTGTAAGCGCCACTTTAAAAGATGAGCGCGCTGATAACAACTATAATATTATTGTTGATGGAAAAGTGATTGGTAAACTGCATCCGGAGGCTGCAAAAAAAGACTACGTGCTTGCTGCGGGGTTACCGGCGGGAAAACATACCCTTGAGCTTTTCAAACGCACAGAATGGGCAATGGGAAAAACCTGGTTCTACCAGTTTAAGTTTAATAAAGGCGACAAAATTTTACCTGCCCCCAGGCGCCAGAAACATAAAATTGAATATTTTGGCGATTCGATAAGCTGTGGATATGCCGATGAGGATACAACAGGGCAAGACAGGGGCACCAGTGCTTATGAAAATGGTTATATCAGTTATGCGGCTTTAACTGCCCGCCATTATAACGCAGAATTTTATAACACTTCAAAAAGTGGCATAGGCATAACCATCAGCTGGTTCCCGCTGGTAATGTCTGAAATGTATGGGCGGCTGGATGCTACCGATCCCAACAGCAAATGGGATTTTTCGAAATACACGCCTGACCTGGTTATCGTTAACTTATTTCAAAATGATTCTTGGCTGGTAAATATGCCGGGTAATGAACAGTTTAAAGCAAAATTTGGCACTATGCCCCCAAAGCCGGAATTTATAATTGGCGCTTATCAAAGCTTCCTTAAAAGTGTAAGGTCTAAATATCCAAAAGCTCAGATAGTATGCATTTTAGGGAGCATGGATGCCACCAAAGCCGGCTCTGCCTGGCCGGGCTATATTGACAAAGCCGTGGCAGGGCTGAATGATAAGCGCATAGCTACTCATTTTATACCCTATAAAAATACCAACGGGCACCCCAGCGCCAAAGAACAGCAAGCCATGGCCAATGATCTGATCGTATTTATCGATAAAACCGTTTCCTGGTAA
- a CDS encoding SMI1/KNR4 family protein, with protein MESWIDDVLSKWNSEGVKLNPPSSIEDIEKAESVLHFNFPQDFKDFYLRANGFNGLDWQQHMFTIFPLDLIIEEFDGNSNKNFIGFCDFLMASHFIGFNKNRAGVFKVYSTEDGEFIAHSFQQIVDKINSNSDLIY; from the coding sequence ATGGAAAGCTGGATTGACGATGTTTTATCCAAATGGAACTCTGAGGGTGTTAAATTAAATCCTCCATCTTCTATTGAAGATATTGAAAAAGCTGAATCAGTCTTGCATTTTAATTTCCCGCAAGATTTCAAGGATTTTTATTTACGAGCTAACGGCTTTAATGGTTTAGATTGGCAGCAACATATGTTTACTATATTTCCTCTCGATTTAATTATAGAAGAGTTTGACGGTAATAGTAACAAAAATTTTATCGGGTTTTGCGATTTTCTGATGGCAAGTCATTTTATCGGTTTTAATAAAAATAGAGCAGGTGTTTTTAAAGTATATAGCACTGAAGATGGAGAATTTATCGCGCATTCATTTCAACAAATTGTTGATAAGATAAACTCCAATTCTGATTTGATCTACTAA
- a CDS encoding nucleoid-associated protein produces the protein MVTFFEASLDTISVHHVGNPSINELYSLSDHPLELKDEVIPNLLMQYFLKPFEKANEVYHLTHSSGDLSLNEIHHFVTRVFDQKEKFHEASELIAKFLFKVTTHPNIKGGELYVVYFNKVQIEGNPLDAIGIFKSENKETYLKVYPDKGGFQVDYEENAININKLDKGVLIFNIEKENGYKVVVIDKNNSGGQDAAVYWKDDFLQLKIRNDSYNQTTNTLGIYKNFVTEKLDEEFEMSKADKIDLLNRSMKYFKEKDTFDMDEFTGEVLGNEKAIESFKNFKSQYEQEFDSPIADTFEISDNAVKKQAKVYKSVLKLDKNFHIYIHGDKDLIEKGFDDGKAMNYYKVYFKEEA, from the coding sequence ATGGTAACTTTTTTTGAAGCTTCGCTCGATACTATTTCTGTTCATCATGTTGGCAACCCGTCAATAAATGAGCTGTACTCCCTGTCTGACCATCCGCTTGAACTGAAGGATGAGGTGATCCCTAACCTGCTGATGCAGTACTTTTTAAAACCTTTTGAAAAAGCTAATGAGGTTTACCACCTTACCCACAGTAGCGGCGATTTAAGTCTCAACGAGATCCACCATTTTGTTACCCGGGTGTTTGACCAAAAGGAGAAATTTCATGAAGCATCGGAGCTGATCGCAAAATTTTTATTTAAGGTTACCACCCATCCCAATATTAAAGGCGGTGAACTTTACGTGGTTTACTTTAACAAGGTACAGATAGAGGGTAACCCGCTTGATGCCATCGGCATTTTTAAATCGGAAAATAAGGAAACCTACTTAAAGGTGTATCCCGACAAAGGCGGGTTCCAGGTTGATTATGAAGAAAATGCCATCAACATCAATAAACTTGACAAAGGCGTGCTGATCTTTAATATCGAAAAGGAGAATGGCTATAAGGTTGTGGTGATTGATAAGAACAATAGCGGCGGACAGGATGCGGCCGTTTATTGGAAAGATGATTTTTTACAGTTAAAGATCCGCAACGACAGCTACAACCAAACCACCAACACGCTGGGGATCTACAAGAATTTTGTTACCGAAAAACTGGACGAAGAGTTTGAAATGAGCAAGGCCGATAAGATAGACCTGCTGAACCGCTCCATGAAATATTTCAAGGAGAAAGACACATTTGACATGGATGAGTTTACGGGCGAAGTGCTGGGAAATGAAAAAGCCATTGAATCATTCAAAAATTTCAAAAGTCAGTACGAGCAGGAATTCGACAGCCCGATTGCCGATACCTTCGAGATCTCTGACAATGCCGTAAAAAAGCAGGCCAAAGTTTATAAGAGCGTTTTAAAACTCGATAAAAACTTTCACATCTACATCCATGGCGATAAAGACCTGATTGAAAAGGGTTTTGATGATGGCAAAGCAATGAATTACTATAAGGTTTATTTTAAGGAAGAAGCGTAA
- a CDS encoding 3-oxoacid CoA-transferase subunit B, with the protein MLDKEGIAKRIAKEIKDGYYVNLGIGIPTLVANYIPANIDVVLQSENGLLGMGPFPFEGEEDADVINAGKQTITMLPGSAIFDSAMSFGMIRAKKVNLTILGAMEVSENGDIANWKIPGKMVKGMGGAMDLVASAENIIVAMQHVNKAGESKLLPRCTLPLTGVNCVKKIVTELAVLDVLPEGGFKLLERAPGVSVEEIIKATAGKLIIEGDVPEMII; encoded by the coding sequence ATGTTAGACAAAGAAGGAATAGCAAAACGAATTGCTAAAGAAATAAAAGACGGTTATTATGTAAACCTGGGCATAGGGATCCCTACACTGGTAGCCAACTATATACCTGCTAATATTGATGTGGTGCTGCAGTCTGAAAATGGATTGCTGGGCATGGGGCCTTTTCCTTTTGAGGGAGAGGAGGATGCCGATGTCATCAATGCAGGTAAACAAACTATTACCATGCTTCCCGGCTCAGCTATTTTTGATTCGGCTATGAGCTTTGGAATGATCAGGGCTAAAAAAGTAAATCTCACCATATTGGGCGCTATGGAAGTGTCTGAGAACGGCGACATCGCCAACTGGAAGATCCCGGGTAAAATGGTTAAAGGCATGGGCGGTGCGATGGATCTGGTAGCATCGGCAGAAAATATAATTGTAGCCATGCAGCACGTAAACAAAGCAGGGGAATCAAAACTGTTACCCCGGTGTACATTGCCGTTAACCGGTGTTAATTGCGTTAAAAAAATAGTAACCGAACTGGCAGTACTTGATGTATTACCCGAAGGCGGGTTTAAATTACTGGAGCGCGCACCCGGTGTTAGTGTTGAAGAAATTATAAAAGCAACAGCCGGGAAATTGATTATTGAGGGAGATGTGCCGGAGATGATTATTTAG
- a CDS encoding LysM peptidoglycan-binding domain-containing protein, which translates to MKFKLLLLTILSFTFSVSLFANPLIDSVGVKNNDGKKMVLFKVKAGDTYYSIGRRYNIKPAVLMKFNGAKKETLSLGKIVEVPTDMPFKKSKKEKEEAAVKETKKEKKARLAREEKEAMEEARSKKHKESENVEVNTTAEQPIRPVVVQQPVQVQQRPVQQPQAQQDNTPPTQYKVSAGETLFSIAKRFNTSVDAVTKLNNLTSTNLQPGQILLVNPSTGQQAPAPVQQAQQTIQQVAADTQRVIARRDSNLAPAIAKDSSGHLNSNRYGLYEKNEKGVASWIDDPSLDPNKKLVLHRTAPIGTVIKITNPMTNRTTFAKVVGRFTDNESTKDVILVMTKNVAESLGALDKRFHVNISYGSPNE; encoded by the coding sequence ATGAAATTCAAACTTCTATTATTAACTATATTATCGTTTACATTTTCCGTATCACTCTTTGCTAATCCGCTAATTGACTCCGTAGGTGTAAAAAACAACGACGGTAAAAAGATGGTATTGTTTAAAGTTAAGGCGGGCGATACCTATTATTCTATCGGGCGGCGTTATAACATAAAGCCCGCTGTTTTGATGAAATTTAACGGCGCAAAAAAAGAGACATTATCGCTTGGTAAGATTGTAGAGGTTCCAACCGACATGCCTTTCAAAAAAAGCAAAAAGGAAAAGGAAGAAGCGGCGGTAAAAGAAACTAAAAAAGAGAAAAAAGCAAGGCTTGCCCGCGAAGAAAAAGAAGCGATGGAAGAAGCCCGAAGCAAAAAACACAAGGAAAGCGAAAATGTGGAAGTAAATACCACTGCAGAACAGCCAATCCGACCTGTAGTTGTGCAGCAACCTGTGCAGGTGCAGCAACGGCCGGTTCAGCAGCCACAGGCGCAGCAGGACAATACCCCGCCCACTCAATACAAGGTGTCAGCAGGTGAAACATTGTTCTCTATAGCTAAACGCTTTAACACCAGTGTTGATGCCGTTACTAAGCTAAATAACTTAACATCAACAAACCTGCAGCCCGGCCAGATCCTGCTGGTAAACCCATCAACCGGGCAACAGGCACCCGCCCCGGTGCAACAGGCGCAGCAAACCATTCAGCAGGTTGCTGCCGATACCCAACGGGTAATAGCCAGGCGCGATTCAAACCTGGCGCCTGCTATTGCAAAAGACAGCAGCGGCCATTTAAACTCCAACCGTTACGGCTTGTATGAGAAAAACGAAAAAGGTGTAGCCAGCTGGATTGATGACCCAAGTCTTGATCCCAATAAAAAACTGGTATTGCACCGCACGGCCCCTATTGGCACCGTTATAAAAATTACCAACCCAATGACTAACCGTACTACTTTTGCAAAAGTAGTTGGCCGTTTTACAGATAATGAATCAACAAAAGATGTTATTTTGGTAATGACAAAAAATGTTGCCGAATCATTAGGCGCTTTGGATAAACGCTTCCATGTAAACATAAGCTACGGTAGCCCGAATGAATAA
- a CDS encoding cystathionine gamma-synthase, with protein sequence MKFATKAIHAGQEPDPTTGAVMTPIYQTSTYWQKSPGDNKGYEYSRGTNPTRKALENCLAALENAQFGLAFSSGMGATDAVMKLLKPGDEVITGNDLYGGSYRMFTKIFANYGIKFHFLNLSDPEIIREYANENTKLIWIETPTNPTMQIVDIAAVAAISKEKNILLTVDNTFASPYLQNPIDLGADIVMHSVTKYIGGHSDVVMGALMLNDEELYKRLWFIYNACGATPGPMDSFLVLRGIKTLHLRMKAHCENGRIIAEFLKTHPKVEKIYWPGFKDHPNHDVAKKQMRDFGGMISIVLKDADLQETFRIASSFKVFALAESLGGVESLINHPVSMTHGSIPKEEREKVGVVDNLLRLSVGVEDVDDLLEDLKQALV encoded by the coding sequence ATGAAATTCGCAACAAAAGCCATACACGCAGGACAAGAGCCTGACCCCACAACAGGGGCGGTGATGACACCAATATACCAAACATCAACCTACTGGCAGAAATCGCCGGGAGACAATAAAGGTTATGAGTACTCGCGTGGTACCAATCCAACCCGCAAGGCGCTGGAGAATTGTTTGGCAGCGCTGGAAAATGCACAATTCGGCCTGGCTTTTTCGAGCGGAATGGGCGCTACGGATGCCGTGATGAAATTGTTAAAGCCTGGCGATGAAGTTATCACAGGGAATGATCTTTATGGTGGGTCATACCGGATGTTCACCAAGATCTTTGCTAATTATGGCATTAAGTTTCATTTTTTGAACCTTTCTGACCCGGAGATCATCAGGGAATATGCCAATGAAAATACGAAGCTGATCTGGATTGAAACCCCAACCAACCCAACCATGCAGATTGTTGATATTGCGGCAGTTGCCGCAATCAGCAAAGAAAAGAACATCCTGCTGACGGTTGATAACACTTTTGCATCGCCATACCTGCAAAACCCTATCGACCTTGGTGCGGACATTGTAATGCACTCCGTTACCAAGTATATAGGTGGCCACAGCGACGTAGTGATGGGGGCTTTGATGCTGAATGATGAGGAGTTATATAAAAGGCTTTGGTTTATTTATAATGCCTGCGGCGCCACACCCGGCCCGATGGATAGCTTTTTAGTGCTGCGCGGAATTAAAACCCTGCACCTGCGAATGAAAGCTCATTGCGAGAATGGCCGTATAATAGCTGAATTCTTAAAAACGCACCCTAAAGTAGAGAAGATCTACTGGCCCGGATTTAAAGACCATCCAAATCACGATGTCGCCAAAAAACAAATGCGCGATTTTGGCGGAATGATCTCCATTGTGCTTAAAGATGCCGATCTGCAGGAAACTTTCCGGATTGCATCATCATTTAAAGTATTTGCACTGGCAGAATCACTGGGCGGTGTTGAATCACTGATCAATCACCCGGTAAGTATGACGCATGGCTCGATCCCAAAAGAAGAACGGGAAAAAGTTGGTGTGGTTGATAACCTCCTGCGTTTAAGCGTAGGAGTAGAGGATGTGGATGATTTGCTGGAGGATTTGAAACAAGCGCTGGTTTAA